From Pseudobdellovibrio exovorus JSS, a single genomic window includes:
- a CDS encoding branched-chain amino acid ABC transporter permease has translation MKRYLIFLVCVIALGFALETFLNSYIQAVFISFMINAIMALSLNFITGLADQFSLGHAGLMAIGAYTAALINKEFLNSEWYMIPVGVLAAAFVAAFAGYLISLPSFRLKGDYLAIVTMGMAEIVRVVLLNWDYVGGPRGYMGIAKFPSFLLSYGFAAILLTFTFLTMYRLKFSWFGRNLWAINEDDIAAEVMGLNVAKTKRRAFVISSFFAGLGGGFYAHHLGFISPGSFGFIISVQILIFAVFGGLGSLTGSVIAALFLTFLPEALRSVQIGNLDLRMIIFPILLILMMILRPQGLLGRKEFNLESFSFKNIRMGKPNE, from the coding sequence ATGAAACGCTATTTGATCTTCTTAGTTTGCGTTATCGCATTGGGTTTTGCATTAGAGACATTCTTAAATTCTTACATCCAAGCAGTTTTTATTAGCTTTATGATCAACGCGATCATGGCATTGAGCTTGAACTTTATCACAGGTCTTGCCGATCAATTTTCATTAGGTCATGCCGGCTTAATGGCTATCGGTGCCTACACCGCAGCCTTGATCAATAAAGAGTTCTTAAACAGTGAATGGTACATGATTCCTGTGGGAGTATTAGCGGCAGCTTTTGTTGCGGCTTTCGCGGGTTATCTGATTTCACTTCCCTCTTTCCGCTTAAAAGGGGACTACTTGGCTATCGTCACGATGGGGATGGCAGAGATTGTGCGCGTAGTTCTTTTAAACTGGGACTACGTAGGTGGACCGCGTGGTTACATGGGCATCGCAAAATTCCCTAGCTTTCTTCTGAGCTACGGATTTGCGGCGATCTTATTAACATTCACATTCCTGACTATGTATCGCCTTAAGTTTTCTTGGTTTGGTCGCAATCTTTGGGCCATCAATGAAGACGATATTGCCGCAGAAGTTATGGGATTAAATGTGGCTAAAACTAAACGCCGCGCTTTTGTGATCTCGAGCTTTTTCGCAGGACTTGGCGGTGGTTTCTACGCCCACCACTTAGGTTTCATCAGCCCTGGTTCATTTGGTTTTATTATCTCGGTACAAATTTTGATCTTCGCCGTTTTCGGTGGATTAGGATCATTAACTGGTTCAGTTATTGCCGCCCTTTTCTTGACGTTCTTACCAGAAGCTTTAAGAAGTGTTCAAATTGGGAATCTCGATTTACGTATGATTATTTTTCCAATTCTATTGATTTTGATGATGATCTTAAGACCGCAAGGATTATTGGGTCGTAAAGAGTTTAACCTTGAAAGCTTCAGCTTTAAAAACATCAGAATGGGTAAGCCAAATGAGTAA
- a CDS encoding ABC transporter ATP-binding protein, with translation MTNVEVKNLHVNYGLIKAVKGISFSFKSGEITSLIGSNGAGKTTTLKALCGLLPHKGEILLNGEDIATLNAPDRLRKKIALCPEGRGIFPNLTVTENLMLGAYLQKSKDKIQHLIEQQFTMFSRLAERKDQLAGTLSGGEQQMLAISRALMSEPDMLLLDEPSLGLAPIIIEQIFQKFVDLKKTGLGVLVIEQNASLALEVSEKAYVLETGSITLEGRGEDLLHDKRVIDAYLS, from the coding sequence ATGACTAATGTTGAAGTAAAAAACTTACATGTAAACTATGGACTTATTAAAGCTGTTAAAGGTATTTCATTCAGCTTTAAATCTGGCGAAATCACATCTTTAATTGGCTCTAATGGCGCGGGGAAGACAACGACGCTTAAAGCGCTTTGTGGTCTTTTACCTCACAAAGGTGAAATTCTATTAAATGGTGAAGACATCGCGACATTGAATGCTCCAGATCGCCTTAGAAAAAAGATCGCTCTATGCCCAGAAGGCCGCGGCATCTTCCCTAACCTAACAGTAACTGAAAACTTAATGTTGGGCGCCTACTTACAAAAATCAAAAGATAAAATCCAGCATTTAATAGAACAACAATTCACTATGTTTTCCCGCTTGGCTGAACGCAAAGACCAATTAGCAGGAACATTATCTGGTGGTGAACAGCAAATGCTGGCTATTTCACGCGCTTTGATGTCTGAGCCCGATATGCTTTTATTAGATGAGCCGTCATTGGGTTTAGCACCCATCATTATCGAGCAGATCTTCCAAAAATTCGTCGACCTGAAAAAAACAGGCCTCGGAGTTTTAGTCATCGAACAAAACGCCAGCTTAGCCTTAGAAGTTTCTGAAAAGGCCTACGTGCTGGAAACAGGAAGCATCACCCTAGAAGGCCGTGGCGAGGATCTGCTGCATGACAAGCGCGTTATTGATGCGTATTTGTCTTAG
- a CDS encoding ABC transporter ATP-binding protein — protein sequence MSKILNVDNISIQFGGLKAVDSVSFHINKSELLGLIGPNGAGKTTVFNIISGFYTADTGSIVFQDQEITQFNASAVNLAGIARTFQNIRLFKKLTVLENVLMALQQRNHNGSFADWFSSLFNTKSHKALEANLKAEAIELLKIFELDKLAHEVSSALPYGAQRKLEIVRALATKPQLLILDEPAAGMNHQETEELNKLIRFIKEKFNLTVLLIEHDMKLVMNICDRIVVLNRGKKIADGNPADIKNSTEVIEAYLGKRKHD from the coding sequence ATGAGTAAAATTCTAAACGTCGATAATATCTCGATTCAATTTGGCGGTCTTAAAGCCGTTGATTCTGTAAGCTTTCACATCAACAAGTCAGAACTTTTGGGCCTTATTGGGCCGAATGGGGCCGGAAAAACAACGGTATTTAATATCATCTCGGGCTTCTACACAGCGGATACGGGTTCCATTGTATTCCAAGATCAAGAAATCACACAGTTCAATGCCTCTGCTGTTAACTTAGCTGGTATTGCCCGCACATTTCAAAATATTCGCCTTTTCAAAAAGCTGACTGTTTTAGAAAACGTTTTGATGGCCCTACAGCAACGCAATCACAATGGTAGCTTCGCGGACTGGTTTTCTTCTTTGTTCAATACAAAGTCGCATAAAGCTTTGGAAGCGAACTTAAAAGCAGAAGCGATCGAGCTTTTAAAAATCTTCGAATTAGACAAATTAGCCCATGAAGTTTCAAGTGCTTTGCCTTACGGGGCTCAAAGAAAACTTGAAATCGTGCGCGCCTTAGCGACGAAACCACAGTTGTTAATTCTAGATGAGCCTGCCGCTGGTATGAACCATCAGGAAACAGAAGAACTCAATAAGCTTATCCGTTTCATCAAAGAAAAATTTAACTTAACTGTTTTATTGATCGAACACGACATGAAATTGGTCATGAATATCTGTGACCGTATCGTTGTTTTGAATCGTGGTAAAAAAATCGCTGATGGTAACCCTGCTGATATCAAGAACTCGACAGAAGTGATCGAGGCCTACTTAGGAAAACGCAAACATGACTAA